In the genome of Oryzias melastigma strain HK-1 unplaced genomic scaffold, ASM292280v2 sc00351, whole genome shotgun sequence, one region contains:
- the LOC112140556 gene encoding sialic acid-binding Ig-like lectin 14 gives MGYKLMTYFIKVSLKEVMDKKIFLLLWTSLIFSGRSISSSAGASVLGEPFCSNEFCITVSNDEITAEPGLCVVIPCSFTTPSYFKPQHLIWFKCESNKICFHSEKIFHTNKNTPPYKSEFMGRVSLLDPDVNHQNCSIRISDLRESDSGFYQLRVNGYSDRASDGFTFNKRTSVNVGGFRQKPTMTLPDLTEGHQTTLTCSAPALCSTSPPGISWMWRGAAEKDPLINGSITAFKNETLTAVTQRHNSTLTFIPTAELHNSNITCRIRFSDNTTTEETVNLHVNFKQKSMVALLIRVSTLVILSCLIISIFWKKMKRTDNLQDALEMVACQDDPLIRDRLAEADYQNCLTEGAENGSE, from the exons ATGGGATATAAActaatgacttattttattaaag TTTCTCTGAAAGAAGTCATGgacaagaaaatatttcttcTGCTTTGGACAAGTCTGATTTTCTCTGGGAGAAGCATCAGTTCTTCTGCAG GAGCCTCAGTTCTGGGAGAACCATTCTGTTCTAATGAATTCTGCATCACTGTCAGTAATGATGAAATCACAGCAGAACCAGGACTTTGTGTTGTGATACCGTGTTCTTTCACGACTCCTTCTTACTTCAAACCTCAAcatttaatttggtttaaatGTGAATCCAACAAAATATGCTTTCACTCTGAAAAAATCTTCCACACCAACAAAAACACCCCCCCCTATAAATCAGAATTTATGGGAAGAGTGTCACTCCTGGATCCTGATGTGAATCATCAGAACTGTAGCATCAGAATCAGTGATCTGAGAGAGTCTGATTCTGGATTCTATCAGCTCAGAGTAAATGGATATAGTGATAGGGCCTCGGATGGATTTACATTTAATAAGAGAACGTCTGTCAATGTTGGAG GTTTCAGGCAGAAACCTACAATGACTCTTCCTGATTTGACAGAGGGACATCAGACCACCCTGACCTGCTCTGCTCCTGCACTCTGCTCTACGTCTCCTCCTGGAATCAGCTGGATGtggagaggagcagcagaaaaagaccCTCTCATCAACGGAAGCATCACTGCCTTCAAGAATGAGACTTTGACTGCTGTCACACAGAGACACAACTCAACTCTGACCTTCATTCCCACAGCTGAACTCCACAACTCCAACATCACCTGCAGGATCCGCTTTAGTGATAACACCACCACCGAGGAGACAGTCAATCTGCACGTCAACT TCAAACAGAAAAGCATGGTTGCTCTTTTGATCAGAGTTTCAACATTAGTTATATTATCCTGTTTGATCATCTCCATCTTTTG gaaaaaaatgaagaggacTGATAATTTGCAAGATGCTTTAGAAATGGTGGCCTGTCAGGACGACCCCCTG aTCCGTGATCGTCTTGCGGAAGCTGACTATCAAAACTGCCTCACAGAGGGAGCTGAGAATGGAAGTGAG